In one Thermanaerovibrio velox DSM 12556 genomic region, the following are encoded:
- a CDS encoding HD-GYP domain-containing protein, translating into MTRISRDLGRTHQEVEDMGIFARLHDIGKLKVPHNILSKPSGLTGDEFELVKRHTIWGAEIVGDAEWLAMARRVCLTHHEKWDGSGYPFGLSGQQIPWEGRVMALADIYDALRSNRSYKRGFSHEEAVRIILVGDGRTRPEHFAPEVLEWFRQNHEVMGSIFDRFRDREE; encoded by the coding sequence GTGACCCGAATATCCCGGGACCTTGGTAGGACCCATCAAGAGGTGGAGGACATGGGGATCTTCGCCAGGCTCCACGACATAGGCAAGCTAAAGGTGCCCCATAACATCCTGTCCAAGCCGTCGGGGCTTACGGGGGACGAGTTCGAACTGGTCAAGCGCCATACCATTTGGGGGGCGGAGATAGTAGGCGATGCGGAGTGGCTAGCCATGGCCAGGAGGGTGTGCCTTACCCATCACGAGAAGTGGGACGGTTCCGGCTACCCCTTTGGGCTTTCGGGCCAGCAGATCCCCTGGGAGGGCCGGGTCATGGCGTTGGCGGACATATACGACGCCTTGCGGTCGAACCGATCCTACAAGAGGGGTTTTAGCCACGAGGAGGCGGTTAGGATCATATTGGTTGGAGACGGCAGGACCAGGCCGGAGCACTTCGCACCGGAGGTGCTGGAGTGGTTTAGGCAGAACCACGAGGTCATGGGCAGCATATTCGACCGCTTCAGGGACCGGGAGGAATGA
- the speE gene encoding polyamine aminopropyltransferase translates to MEVRPKRLNEMWLFEEQTHNMKLGLRMTQVLRNIKSQYQDLLVVETPEYGKAMVLDGAIQVTERDEFCYHEMMSHLALCSHPNPEKVLIVGGGDGGTLREVLRHDAVKEAYLVDIDEEVIRAARDFFPTLSCAMDDPRARVLPMDALKFIEDNKETFDVVIVDSTDPVEFAAGLFEAPFYANVHRSLREDGFIVCQTESPFSDPHVVTGAYEALKQVFKVVKLAVGFMPTYPTGFWTYGIGTKGLDPAEVRRPAPEGTRYYSHDIHRAAFVLPPFLKAMLG, encoded by the coding sequence ATGGAAGTTCGTCCCAAGAGGCTTAACGAGATGTGGCTCTTCGAGGAGCAGACCCACAACATGAAGCTCGGGCTTCGGATGACCCAGGTTCTACGGAACATAAAGTCCCAGTACCAGGACCTTTTGGTGGTGGAGACCCCGGAGTACGGCAAGGCGATGGTCCTCGACGGGGCCATACAGGTCACCGAGCGGGATGAGTTCTGCTACCACGAGATGATGAGCCATCTGGCCCTCTGTTCCCATCCCAACCCGGAGAAGGTGCTCATAGTGGGCGGCGGCGACGGGGGCACCTTGAGGGAGGTGCTCCGCCACGACGCCGTGAAGGAGGCCTACCTGGTGGACATAGACGAGGAGGTCATAAGGGCAGCCAGGGACTTCTTCCCAACCCTGAGCTGTGCCATGGACGATCCCAGGGCCCGGGTGCTGCCCATGGACGCCCTCAAGTTCATAGAGGACAACAAGGAGACCTTTGACGTGGTCATAGTGGACAGCACGGACCCGGTGGAGTTCGCGGCGGGCCTTTTCGAGGCTCCCTTCTACGCCAACGTTCACCGGTCCCTTAGGGAGGACGGGTTCATAGTCTGTCAGACCGAGTCTCCCTTCTCGGACCCCCACGTGGTGACCGGGGCCTACGAGGCGCTCAAGCAGGTGTTCAAGGTGGTGAAGCTGGCGGTGGGCTTCATGCCCACCTATCCCACCGGGTTCTGGACCTACGGCATAGGCACCAAGGGTCTTGACCCGGCGGAGGTCCGGCGTCCCGCCCCGGAGGGCACCCGCTACTACTCCCACGACATTCACAGGGCCGCCTTCGTGCTGCCTCCGTTCCTCAAGGCCATGCTGGGGTAG
- a CDS encoding cobyric acid synthase, with amino-acid sequence MALNAFSTPWGEMGTAQAVQAEAAGVEPSPLHNPVLLKPMGDSVSQVIVKGQVLGHWSAGEYHRSLSEELFPLAAEALEELLSCSDLVVMEGAGSPAEMNLYSQDLVNLRMARFAGAFGILAADIERGGVFAALSGTLDLLHPMDRPIVGGLVVNRFRGDVSLFHEGVRFLEDRTGRPVLGVLPLMPGLSIPAEDSLNRRDFGEGELRVAVISLPRMSNFTDFDALGEDRCRVTFVSHPGEIRGADLVVIPGTKSTLEDLRWLKARGFPGALAEALGGGAVVWGICGGYQMLGLSVEDPFGVEGGGLRGGAWASAG; translated from the coding sequence ATGGCGCTCAACGCCTTTTCAACCCCCTGGGGAGAGATGGGGACTGCCCAGGCGGTGCAGGCGGAGGCGGCGGGGGTGGAGCCCTCGCCGCTGCACAACCCGGTTCTCTTAAAACCCATGGGGGACTCGGTGAGCCAGGTCATAGTGAAGGGGCAGGTGCTGGGGCACTGGTCCGCCGGGGAGTACCACCGGAGCCTTTCGGAGGAGCTATTCCCGCTGGCGGCGGAGGCCCTGGAGGAGCTCTTGTCCTGTTCGGACCTGGTGGTGATGGAGGGGGCGGGGAGCCCCGCGGAGATGAACTTGTACAGCCAGGACCTGGTGAACTTGAGGATGGCCCGGTTTGCCGGGGCCTTTGGCATCCTGGCGGCGGACATAGAGAGGGGGGGCGTGTTCGCGGCACTTTCCGGCACCTTGGACCTTTTGCATCCCATGGACAGGCCCATCGTGGGGGGGCTGGTGGTAAACCGCTTCAGAGGGGATGTATCGCTGTTCCATGAGGGGGTTCGGTTCCTCGAGGACCGGACCGGAAGGCCCGTGCTCGGGGTGCTTCCGCTGATGCCGGGTCTTTCGATACCTGCGGAGGACAGTTTGAACCGCCGGGACTTCGGCGAAGGGGAGCTTAGGGTGGCGGTGATATCCCTGCCAAGGATGTCCAACTTCACGGACTTCGATGCCCTCGGGGAGGACCGGTGCAGGGTCACCTTCGTCTCCCACCCGGGGGAGATAAGGGGTGCGGATCTTGTGGTGATACCCGGCACCAAGTCCACGCTGGAGGACCTCCGCTGGCTCAAGGCCAGGGGTTTCCCCGGGGCTCTGGCGGAGGCTCTAGGGGGCGGCGCCGTGGTTTGGGGCATATGCGGGGGCTACCAGATGCTGGGGCTCTCCGTGGAGGACCCGTTTGGGGTTGAGGGGGGCGGGCTCCGAGGAGGGGCTTGGGCTTCTGCCGGTTAG
- a CDS encoding translation initiation factor, whose amino-acid sequence MGKSKRVPLVEAAGDINSLGEALRSAGLKLEGGEAQKVESPSESSVPSGPSREGTPKSKAKPRSASLSIRRKGLGGHQCTAVLVKGLSAEELGGLCKSLKTALGCGARVEEGEVLVQGDQRERLKAVLSRMGFRVTGG is encoded by the coding sequence ATGGGTAAGTCGAAGAGAGTGCCTCTGGTGGAGGCGGCGGGGGACATAAACAGCCTTGGGGAAGCCCTGCGGTCCGCGGGGCTGAAGCTGGAAGGCGGGGAGGCCCAGAAGGTGGAGTCCCCATCGGAGTCTTCTGTGCCTTCTGGGCCTTCTCGAGAGGGGACACCGAAATCCAAGGCAAAGCCCAGGTCCGCGTCCCTTTCGATCCGTAGGAAGGGGCTTGGGGGGCACCAGTGCACCGCGGTCTTGGTGAAGGGCCTTTCGGCGGAGGAGCTGGGCGGGCTTTGCAAGTCCCTAAAGACCGCCTTGGGCTGCGGCGCCCGGGTGGAGGAGGGGGAGGTTTTAGTCCAAGGGGATCAGCGGGAACGCCTTAAGGCGGTGCTCTCCCGCATGGGTTTCCGGGTAACGGGGGGATGA
- the dapF gene encoding diaminopimelate epimerase translates to MEGLRFVEFFKVHGNGNDFVFVDDLGGRVSSLVAPSELAVKVCHRRKGIGADGVLLLQDGDGEVQFRMRIFNSDGTEADMCGNGARCFARMLDRLGLEDPKMRFLAGVGVVEAQVDGSLVSLKMGFCPFGDGAFFGVPESGEGVPDGVVMSYLHVGVPHAVLFARSWDIGEEELKVLGRRYRHDGRFPRGANVTFLMPLGGVDGSGGFFARTYERGVEDLTLSCGTGACACAAALLRMGFGSPVRIESPGGFNVVEVEAEPHGARYVLTGPAEVSARGVFYL, encoded by the coding sequence GTGGAGGGTTTGAGGTTTGTGGAGTTCTTCAAGGTCCACGGCAACGGGAACGACTTCGTGTTCGTTGACGACCTTGGAGGCAGGGTGAGTTCCCTTGTTGCCCCGTCGGAGCTTGCGGTTAAGGTGTGCCACCGCCGGAAGGGGATAGGGGCGGACGGGGTGCTTCTGCTGCAGGACGGAGACGGGGAAGTTCAGTTCAGGATGAGGATATTCAACTCCGACGGCACCGAGGCGGACATGTGCGGCAACGGGGCCCGGTGCTTCGCCAGGATGTTGGATCGCCTTGGGCTGGAGGACCCTAAGATGAGGTTCCTCGCCGGTGTCGGGGTGGTGGAGGCCCAGGTTGATGGGTCTTTGGTGTCCCTCAAGATGGGATTCTGTCCCTTCGGGGATGGGGCTTTCTTCGGGGTCCCCGAGAGCGGCGAGGGGGTTCCTGACGGGGTGGTTATGTCCTACCTGCACGTGGGGGTGCCTCACGCGGTGCTCTTCGCCCGAAGCTGGGACATTGGGGAGGAGGAGCTTAAGGTCCTTGGAAGGCGTTACCGGCACGACGGCAGGTTCCCCAGGGGGGCTAACGTTACCTTCCTGATGCCCCTAGGCGGGGTTGACGGTTCGGGGGGGTTCTTCGCCCGCACCTATGAGCGGGGGGTGGAGGACTTGACGCTTTCATGCGGCACCGGGGCCTGCGCTTGCGCCGCGGCGCTTTTGCGCATGGGGTTTGGAAGCCCCGTTAGGATAGAGTCCCCCGGGGGGTTCAACGTGGTTGAGGTGGAGGCGGAACCCCATGGGGCCCGGTACGTGTTGACGGGCCCCGCGGAGGTGTCTGCCCGGGGGGTTTTTTACCTCTAG
- a CDS encoding potassium channel family protein → MDHRCTGKRRIAVIGLTLLSLICTGMAVMHFEMGLSWVDSAFYTVTTLATVGFEAPPNLTWGSKIFLVFLIIVGFGVMAYSIGEITRFFIEDQMLTLLGRRRNRMLSNVKDHWIICGLGRVGSQVAEQFFEEGIPFVALERDENSVISAVEGGWLVLNRNATEERALEEAGITRAKGLIATLSSDPDNVYVVLCARALNKNLRIIARANDNQSSSALYRAGADKVINPLVAGAHTMANVATRPKAAEAMQDLIHTTRRLNLEFDKVVISDDSPVVGMTLAQADLRRSLDVLVLAIRRDTVTRYNPPGDYVLDGGDELLVLCLKDHMKDLRRLLTGQV, encoded by the coding sequence GTGGACCACCGATGCACCGGGAAACGGCGGATAGCAGTGATAGGGCTTACCCTGCTGTCTCTCATATGCACAGGCATGGCGGTCATGCACTTCGAGATGGGGCTATCCTGGGTGGACTCGGCGTTCTACACCGTTACCACCCTGGCCACCGTGGGGTTCGAGGCACCCCCCAACCTGACATGGGGCAGCAAGATCTTCCTCGTATTCCTCATAATAGTTGGCTTCGGGGTCATGGCCTATTCAATCGGGGAGATAACCCGGTTCTTCATAGAGGACCAGATGCTCACCCTTCTCGGCAGGAGGCGGAACAGGATGCTCAGCAACGTCAAGGACCACTGGATAATCTGCGGGCTCGGACGGGTGGGGAGCCAGGTGGCGGAGCAGTTCTTCGAAGAGGGCATCCCCTTCGTGGCGCTGGAGCGGGACGAGAACTCGGTGATCAGCGCGGTGGAGGGGGGCTGGCTGGTGCTCAACCGCAACGCCACGGAGGAACGGGCCCTGGAGGAGGCGGGCATAACCAGGGCCAAGGGGCTGATAGCCACCCTGAGCAGCGACCCGGACAACGTCTACGTGGTGCTGTGCGCCCGGGCGCTGAACAAGAACCTCCGGATAATAGCCAGGGCCAACGACAACCAGTCCTCCTCCGCCCTCTACAGGGCGGGGGCGGACAAGGTCATAAACCCCTTGGTGGCGGGAGCCCACACCATGGCCAACGTGGCCACAAGGCCTAAGGCCGCAGAGGCCATGCAGGATCTGATCCACACCACCAGGCGCCTAAACCTTGAGTTCGACAAGGTCGTCATATCAGACGACAGCCCCGTGGTGGGGATGACCTTGGCCCAGGCGGACCTAAGGCGATCCCTCGACGTTCTGGTCCTTGCCATCCGCAGGGACACGGTCACCCGCTACAACCCCCCGGGGGACTACGTCCTGGACGGGGGAGACGAACTCCTGGTGCTGTGCCTCAAGGACCACATGAAGGACCTGCGGCGGCTTCTCACCGGCCAGGTATAG
- the xth gene encoding exodeoxyribonuclease III, with protein sequence MITFNVNSLKARYEVVSLLMGRERPHVLCLQETKVQDRDFPEDLFSSNGYRVFYRGMKSYNGVAVAVLEDLGEVEGHFFGFPGGGEETDDARLAVVRVGGIWVVNCYVPQGKEVEHPDYLYKLRFLQRLRDLVGELKVGGAEVLVVGDLNVAPAPLDVTHPENKVNHVCFHQDVRRAFEELLSVGLRDLFRLHRPGEGEFSFWDYRVKGALERNIGWRIDHILGTGGLAERSLDAVVLREYRAMERPSDHGPVMGVFKG encoded by the coding sequence GTGATAACGTTCAATGTCAATTCGCTCAAGGCCAGGTATGAGGTGGTGTCCCTTCTTATGGGGAGGGAGAGGCCCCACGTGCTTTGCCTTCAGGAGACCAAGGTGCAGGACCGGGACTTCCCGGAGGATTTATTTTCGTCCAACGGTTACCGGGTCTTTTACCGGGGCATGAAGTCCTACAACGGGGTGGCCGTTGCGGTGCTGGAGGACCTTGGGGAGGTGGAGGGGCATTTCTTCGGGTTCCCCGGCGGTGGGGAGGAGACCGATGATGCCAGGCTTGCGGTGGTAAGGGTGGGTGGTATCTGGGTGGTCAACTGCTACGTGCCCCAGGGCAAGGAGGTTGAGCACCCGGACTACCTGTACAAGCTGCGGTTCTTGCAGCGCCTTAGGGATCTTGTTGGGGAGCTCAAGGTAGGAGGCGCGGAGGTCCTGGTGGTGGGGGATCTCAACGTGGCCCCCGCTCCTCTTGACGTGACCCATCCGGAGAACAAGGTTAACCACGTGTGTTTTCATCAGGACGTTCGCCGGGCCTTTGAGGAGCTGTTATCGGTGGGGCTGAGGGACCTTTTCCGTCTTCACAGGCCTGGTGAGGGGGAGTTCAGCTTCTGGGACTACCGGGTGAAGGGTGCGCTGGAGAGGAACATAGGTTGGAGGATAGACCACATATTGGGCACCGGGGGTCTTGCGGAGAGGTCCTTGGATGCGGTGGTTCTTAGGGAGTATCGGGCCATGGAGAGGCCGTCGGACCACGGCCCCGTGATGGGGGTGTTCAAGGGTTGA
- a CDS encoding DUF4234 domain-containing protein → MRLETVVVNPRIKRVPLLMMVLLSVVTMGIYPAYWVYSRRDAFNQMGSAHVGDVLGTVPLILGFVSLGFSFKSAISPIWGSMAGGLASLVGAVMMILACFRYRENLRFYVKIRDASPLAAESVARSWFMTLIFGALYLQYHVNRLLDAGLLDPK, encoded by the coding sequence TTGAGGTTGGAGACTGTGGTGGTGAACCCAAGGATTAAGCGGGTGCCCCTTTTGATGATGGTGCTTTTGTCGGTGGTTACGATGGGGATATACCCCGCCTATTGGGTGTATTCCCGGCGTGATGCCTTCAACCAGATGGGCAGCGCCCATGTGGGGGACGTCCTGGGCACGGTTCCTCTGATACTTGGTTTCGTATCTTTGGGCTTTTCCTTCAAGAGCGCCATAAGCCCCATCTGGGGGAGCATGGCTGGGGGGCTTGCGTCTTTGGTTGGGGCGGTGATGATGATATTGGCCTGTTTCAGGTACCGGGAGAACCTCAGGTTCTACGTCAAGATCCGGGATGCGAGTCCCTTGGCGGCGGAATCGGTGGCCCGGTCGTGGTTTATGACGCTAATATTTGGGGCTTTGTACCTGCAGTATCACGTGAACCGCCTTTTGGACGCGGGTCTTTTGGATCCCAAGTGA
- a CDS encoding transglycosylase SLT domain-containing protein: MKLGRTWQAAGLLCLALVASVIALAPPGFAEDLTNGQKTGFVVSEVGKEGSPKTSSNAKEQDILNTACDSTSPEECTTEQGAPMVTLEAAPASFHPSITETLRLMGLNTKDLALWGIKHPTSTLNRLKDFSSEDQKTVAAVVRYIRGTNPKVSPKTAWRVGTALVYYSAKYGIPVHLSAAVAHTESHFNPSAKSPKGAMGIMQVMWRVHTDLLQANGIESKEDMMDPEKGVAAGCLLLSRYVKAYGSIPKALARYYGGSSVAYFRKVNTKMANIKTSMAQ; the protein is encoded by the coding sequence ATGAAACTAGGACGAACTTGGCAGGCAGCGGGGCTACTTTGCCTGGCCCTGGTTGCCTCGGTGATCGCCTTAGCTCCGCCGGGGTTCGCGGAGGACCTTACAAACGGCCAAAAAACCGGCTTCGTGGTATCCGAGGTCGGGAAAGAGGGGTCCCCAAAGACATCTTCGAACGCCAAGGAACAGGACATCTTAAACACCGCATGTGACAGCACAAGCCCCGAGGAGTGCACCACCGAGCAAGGGGCACCCATGGTAACCCTGGAGGCAGCCCCCGCTTCCTTCCACCCGTCAATAACCGAAACCCTTCGCCTCATGGGGCTCAACACGAAGGACCTGGCGCTTTGGGGGATAAAACACCCCACCTCAACTCTCAACAGGCTCAAGGACTTCTCCAGCGAGGACCAAAAGACCGTCGCCGCGGTGGTGCGCTACATCCGTGGAACAAACCCAAAGGTGTCCCCTAAGACCGCCTGGCGCGTGGGGACCGCCCTGGTGTACTACAGCGCCAAGTACGGCATACCGGTTCACCTGTCCGCCGCGGTGGCCCACACGGAGAGCCACTTCAATCCCTCCGCCAAGAGCCCCAAGGGGGCCATGGGGATCATGCAGGTCATGTGGCGGGTTCACACGGACCTCCTGCAGGCCAACGGCATAGAGTCCAAAGAGGATATGATGGACCCCGAGAAGGGGGTCGCGGCGGGATGCCTTTTGCTCTCCCGGTACGTCAAAGCCTACGGCTCCATACCAAAAGCCCTGGCCCGATACTACGGCGGATCCTCGGTGGCCTACTTCCGAAAGGTGAACACAAAAATGGCCAACATCAAGACCTCCATGGCACAGTAA
- a CDS encoding sensor histidine kinase, with the protein MFKSIKGQAALLMVLPLAAFLGLSWILVLGDTWGYLEEYVRHQLSNLTGAAEVAVRAFGDDPKALDAPLRAWAGKAEVRVTLVDRNGTVLLDTEVPRDMVSKMENHLLRPEIRKAFELGEGYAVRRSDTTGAEYLYEARRLDGATPMVIRVSMRKDIFYGALSSLRRRLWLSFAISFGLAMVIGAWWMRRLTDPILAIAKGADAADAGEEPEFPSGGPAEIRRLSLSLKRMYRRLNRTMEELRRERGNLRGLVETMPVGVLLLGTDRRAIYCNSAMERLVRALNCQGLPMEGVIRHPEVIELGEALLKGARSVESTVTVQDGSKDTSYLVRGASAGDLAVLTAQDISERVKLEETLRNFVADVGHEFQTPLTAIRGAAELLLQGASEEDQRFVKRILEQQERLSDMVDRLLMLARCEGGSAGPVEELDLVHLVREAAEQVSLMPEAPSVEVRMELPTSAPVRCGRDVVTAVRNLLENAVKYTAQKFQGREGGVVTVRLQDMGDRWALAVEDNGPGIPEGMEETVFQRFRRGEFHRARQSQGGYGLGLAIARGILRANGGDVRLNSSRPGEGSKFLMELPKSK; encoded by the coding sequence ATGTTCAAGAGCATAAAGGGGCAGGCGGCGCTGCTGATGGTCCTTCCTCTGGCGGCGTTCCTGGGGCTTTCTTGGATTTTGGTGCTTGGGGATACCTGGGGATACCTGGAGGAGTACGTGAGGCACCAGCTGTCGAACCTCACGGGGGCGGCGGAGGTTGCGGTGCGGGCTTTCGGCGATGACCCGAAGGCTCTGGACGCTCCCCTGCGGGCCTGGGCCGGCAAGGCGGAGGTGAGGGTCACCCTTGTGGACCGGAACGGCACGGTCTTGCTGGACACCGAGGTCCCCAGGGATATGGTATCCAAGATGGAGAACCACCTGTTGAGGCCGGAGATCCGCAAGGCTTTCGAACTAGGGGAGGGCTACGCGGTAAGGCGGAGCGACACCACCGGTGCAGAGTACCTTTACGAGGCAAGGCGGCTGGACGGGGCGACTCCCATGGTGATAAGGGTGTCCATGAGGAAGGACATCTTCTACGGGGCTCTATCGTCGCTCCGGAGGCGTCTTTGGCTGTCCTTCGCCATCTCCTTTGGGCTTGCGATGGTCATAGGGGCGTGGTGGATGAGGCGTTTGACCGATCCGATACTGGCCATAGCGAAAGGGGCCGACGCGGCGGACGCCGGAGAGGAGCCGGAGTTCCCCTCCGGGGGGCCGGCGGAGATACGGCGGCTGTCCCTGAGCCTCAAGCGGATGTATCGGCGGCTCAACAGGACCATGGAGGAGTTGAGGAGGGAGAGGGGGAACCTAAGGGGTCTTGTGGAGACCATGCCCGTGGGGGTCCTGCTCCTTGGCACGGACCGGAGGGCCATATACTGCAACTCCGCCATGGAGAGGCTGGTGAGGGCCTTAAACTGCCAGGGACTTCCCATGGAGGGGGTCATAAGGCACCCGGAGGTGATAGAGCTTGGGGAGGCGCTCCTTAAAGGTGCCCGGTCGGTGGAGTCCACTGTTACGGTTCAGGATGGTTCGAAGGATACATCCTACTTGGTGCGGGGGGCTTCTGCGGGGGATCTAGCGGTTCTCACCGCCCAGGACATAAGCGAGCGGGTGAAGCTGGAGGAGACCTTGCGGAACTTCGTGGCGGACGTGGGGCACGAGTTTCAAACCCCTCTTACCGCCATAAGGGGTGCGGCGGAGCTGCTGCTCCAGGGGGCCTCCGAGGAAGACCAGCGGTTCGTCAAACGGATACTGGAACAGCAGGAGCGGCTCAGCGACATGGTGGACCGTCTGCTGATGCTGGCAAGGTGTGAAGGGGGATCAGCGGGCCCTGTGGAGGAGCTGGACCTGGTCCATCTGGTGCGGGAGGCGGCGGAGCAGGTGTCCTTGATGCCCGAAGCCCCTTCGGTGGAAGTCCGCATGGAGCTTCCCACGTCCGCGCCGGTTCGGTGCGGAAGGGATGTGGTCACCGCGGTGCGGAACCTCCTTGAGAACGCGGTGAAGTACACGGCACAAAAGTTCCAAGGCCGCGAGGGCGGCGTGGTTACCGTGAGGCTTCAGGACATGGGAGACCGTTGGGCCCTGGCGGTGGAGGACAACGGCCCTGGCATACCGGAGGGCATGGAGGAGACGGTGTTCCAGCGTTTCCGGCGGGGGGAGTTTCACCGGGCGAGGCAGTCCCAGGGGGGCTACGGTCTTGGGCTCGCCATAGCCAGGGGCATCCTAAGGGCAAATGGAGGAGACGTGAGGCTAAACAGCTCCCGCCCCGGGGAGGGTTCAAAATTCCTGATGGAGCTCCCTAAAAGTAAATAA
- a CDS encoding response regulator transcription factor — protein MSFRILVVEDEESIAEVLSEALRRQGYRVLWARDGDEALDKALSALPDLIILDVMLPKMDGWEVCRRIREDRNGKEIPVIMLTARRDERDAVAGLEAGADDYVRKPFSIPELMARVRSRLKRHQSAEASSSRVSIMGDLSVEEGGETLVRGEPLDLSPTEQRLLEVLIKGQGRLVTKEEVLAKVWGHLGGDSRTVDVHVFRLRKKLSEARAGVTVRTVRGRGYRMTEG, from the coding sequence ATGAGCTTTAGGATTCTCGTGGTGGAGGACGAGGAGAGCATAGCGGAGGTGCTTTCGGAGGCCCTTCGCAGGCAAGGTTACCGGGTGCTCTGGGCTCGGGATGGGGATGAGGCGCTGGATAAGGCGTTGTCGGCCCTTCCGGATCTGATCATCCTGGACGTGATGTTGCCGAAGATGGACGGATGGGAGGTTTGCCGCAGGATCCGGGAGGACCGGAACGGGAAGGAAATCCCGGTGATAATGCTCACCGCCAGGCGGGACGAGAGGGACGCGGTGGCGGGGCTGGAGGCGGGGGCGGACGATTACGTGCGCAAGCCATTCTCCATTCCGGAGCTCATGGCCCGGGTCAGGTCCCGTCTCAAGCGGCATCAATCGGCGGAGGCATCGTCCTCGAGGGTGAGCATCATGGGGGATCTGTCCGTGGAAGAGGGTGGAGAGACCCTGGTACGGGGAGAACCCCTGGACCTATCCCCCACGGAGCAGCGGCTCTTGGAGGTGCTGATCAAGGGGCAGGGTCGTCTTGTCACCAAGGAGGAGGTGCTAGCCAAGGTATGGGGGCACCTGGGGGGTGACAGCAGGACCGTGGACGTTCACGTCTTCAGGCTCCGGAAGAAGCTCTCGGAGGCAAGGGCAGGGGTAACGGTCCGCACCGTCCGGGGCAGGGGATACAGGATGACGGAGGGCTAG
- the phoU gene encoding phosphate signaling complex protein PhoU — protein sequence MNSTSTRKHMDDELEIIRSAIMKLGAMAESSVRGGVRALQHRDQEMARKVLEDDDRSDELASWLDSSCLEFIARYQPLGADLRTMSCAIHMTVDLERIADLGVSVAKRALQMSDQEPIKPLLDIPRMGDLVCSMVDMAIRAFLNRDEELAKELCALDDQVDDLQSQVVRELLAIMLERPSTISQATSLAEVARVLERAGDHATNLGEHILFMSTGKRLKASQFRRPIGGVR from the coding sequence GTGAACTCGACGAGCACAAGGAAGCACATGGACGACGAGCTGGAGATAATAAGGTCCGCCATAATGAAGTTGGGGGCCATGGCGGAGTCATCGGTGAGGGGGGGTGTGAGGGCTCTTCAGCACAGGGACCAGGAGATGGCCCGGAAGGTCCTGGAGGATGACGACCGGAGCGATGAGCTGGCCTCTTGGCTTGACAGCTCGTGTCTTGAGTTCATCGCCCGCTACCAGCCCCTTGGGGCGGACCTTAGGACCATGTCCTGCGCCATCCACATGACCGTTGATCTGGAGAGGATAGCGGATCTTGGGGTGAGCGTGGCCAAGAGGGCCCTTCAGATGTCAGATCAGGAGCCGATAAAGCCCCTCCTGGACATACCGAGGATGGGGGATCTGGTCTGCTCCATGGTGGACATGGCGATAAGGGCTTTTCTCAACCGGGACGAGGAGCTGGCGAAGGAGCTCTGCGCCTTAGACGATCAGGTGGACGACCTGCAGAGCCAGGTGGTGAGGGAGCTTTTGGCCATAATGTTGGAGAGGCCTTCGACCATATCTCAGGCCACCTCCCTGGCGGAGGTGGCGAGGGTGCTGGAGAGGGCGGGGGATCACGCCACGAACCTTGGGGAGCACATACTGTTCATGAGCACCGGGAAGCGACTTAAGGCCTCCCAGTTCCGGCGTCCCATAGGAGGTGTCCGATGA